The Plodia interpunctella isolate USDA-ARS_2022_Savannah chromosome 8, ilPloInte3.2, whole genome shotgun sequence genome window below encodes:
- the LOC128671775 gene encoding solute carrier family 35 member F1-like gives MAVVCVVWADVEGAPTDGKNQLVGDMLCLGGSLMYAVVTVLQEMLLKTISGSDYLGSLGLIGSFVSYFQTFLLEFHELQDFNWFEIETITQLCSYWTIQTIFQILQCFMLRDAGSIILHLSFLSSDYYTLIAGMYIFQFKFHALYFLSYFLALVGVFLFSARPSAARALPQLVSDAAQSHDNVSMEYTVPTLDCIPIEGLEPPMSRDTTFTSFLGGPQSLPNGILYHNGTQNTKDPC, from the exons ATGGCCGTCGTGTGCGTCGTCTGGGCCGACGTCGAAGGCGCTCCCACTGATG gCAAGAACCAACTAGTTGGCGACATGCTTTGTCTTGGAGGTTCCCTGATGTATGCTGTGGTGACAGTTCTCCAAGAAATGTTGCTCAAAACCATTTCCGGCTCAGACTATCTTGGATCTCTTGGTCTCATCGGAAGCTTCGTATCATACTTCCAAACATTCCTCCTAGAATTCCATGAGCTTCAGGACTTCAACTGGTTTGAAATTGAGACGATAACTCAGCTTTGCAGCTACTGGACAATACAGACTATATTCCAAATACTCCAATGTTTTATGCTTCGAGACGCTGGATCGATAATACTGCATTTGTCGTTTTTATCATCTGATTATTACACTCTCATCGCTGGGATGTACATTTTTCAGTTTaag TTCCACGCGCTGTACTTCCTGTCGTACTTCCTGGCGCTGGTGGGCGTGTTCCTGTTCAGCGCGCGGCcgagcgccgcgcgcgcgctgcCGCAGCTCGTCAGCGACGCCGCGCAGTCGCACGACAACGTCTCCAT GGAATACACAGTCCCAACACTGGACTGCATACCAATAGAAGGCCTGGAGCCCCCGATGAGTCGGGACACAACCTTCACGTCCTTCCTCGGAGGCCCTCAGAGTTTACCCAATGGCATCCTGTACCACAACGGAACACAGAACACTAAGGATCCGTGTTAA